The genomic interval ATATTGCGCATCTGTCGAAGCTGCTCAAGAAAATCGGTCAAATCGAAACCATCACCCTTCTTCAGTTTCTTTGCCAGCTTCTCGGCCTGGGAACGATCAACTTTGCTCTCCAGTTCCTCAATCAGGGAGAGCACATCCCCCATGCCAAGAATACGGGAAGCAATACGATCAGGATGAAAAGGCTCTAGCGCATCGGTTTTCTCACCAACGCCAAGGAATTTAATCGGTTTTCCAGTGATATGCCGGATAGACAATGCTGCCCCGCCCCGGGCATCGCCGTCGATTTTAGTCAGAATGACCCCGGTCAAAGGTAACGCTTCATTAAAGGCTTTGGCAGTATTGGCCGCATCCTGGCCGGTCATGGCGTCCACGACAAACAAGGTTTCAACCGGGTTAATCGCCGCATGAACCTGGCGGATCTCATCCATCATGGCGTCATCGACATGCAGACGCCCTGCGGTATCCACCAGAAGGACGTCATAAAACTTCAATTTGGCATGCTGCAGAGCCTGGCCGACGATATTCACCGGTTTTTCGCTAACATCCGAAGGGAAAAAATCTACGCCAACGGATTCGGCCAGTGTCTCCAATTGACGAATCGCCGCTGGGCGATAGACGTCCGCAGAGACGACCAACACTTTCTTCTTCTGTTTCTCGCGCAGAAACTTACCCAACTTCGCCACACTAGTGGTTTTACCGGCCCCTTGCAGACCGGCCATCAACACCACCGCCGGCGGCTGCGCCGCCAAATTCAGCGCTTGATTTTCTTCCCCCATAGCGGCAACCAGTTCATTCTGGACGATACGCACGAACTCTTGCCCTGGAGTCAGGCTTTTATTGACGTCATGACCTACGGCGCGCTCTTTCACCCGGTTGATGAATTCCCGTACCACCGGCAATGCCACATCCGCTTCCAGCAATGCCATACGGACCTCGCGCAGCGTGTCCTTAATATTGTCATCCGTCAGCCGCCCCCGGCCGCTGATGTTGCGCAGCGTGCGCGATAATCGATCGGTTAAATTCTCAAACATATCTCATGCTCAATGTGAAAGAGGCCGCCATCGCGACATAAATAAATGGGGTGGAGTATAACACGAAAGCCACACTGTCTCTGCTGTGTGTGGATACCGGTTGGTGCCCGTAACGACTAAGGCTATACTGACCCTCCATTTTACTCAGTTAACATTAAAAACCGCCATGTCTGTGTTCGCGATTGTCGCCTTGGTGGCTTATTTCGTCAGTCTGGGACTCATCATTCCCAGTATTGTACGGAAAAACGGAGCCTACCGCCGTCTGGCTGTGGTATCGGCCATACTCGCTCTAATCAGCCATGCCGTTGCGTTGTATCAACGTATCTTTGATGTGTATACCGGGCAGAATCTCAGCTTGTTGAATATCGGGTCGTTGATTAGCCTCATCATCTGCGCCGTAATGACCATCGTCGCCTCCCGCAACCGCGGCTGGTTTCTATTGCCCATTGTGTATACCTTTGCCTTTATCAATCTGGCATTCGCTAGTTTTATTCCCGGCGAATTCATTACACACCTGGAAGCCACGCCCGGCCTTATGATCCACATTGGTCTGGCGCTGTTTGCCTATGCGACATTGCTGATCGCAGCATTGTATGCATTACAGCTCGCGCTGCTCGATTATATGTTAAAAACCAAGCGTCTGAATTTTGCAGCGGACATGCCACCGTTATTGGGTATTGAGAGAAAGATGTTTCATATCACTCAAGTCGGCGTCATCTTGCTGACGCTGACGCTCTGTACCGGCATGGTTTATATGAACGATCTGATCACGAATAAAGAGAATTTGCACAAAGCGCTGTTTTCTCTATTGGCGTGGTTTGTCTACATCCTGCTGCTATGGGGACACTATCATGAAGGATGGCGCGGACGCCGCGTCGTATGGTTCAATCTGATTGGTGCATTGATGCTGACATTGGCCTATTTCGGCAGCAGGGTTATTCAAAATTTTCTCGCCGCCTGATATGAGTTTCCGATAATAAAAAAGAGAGCCTTAGCTCTAATGCCAGTCACTTAAGGTGACTGGCATTGTTTTTAAAAGGGTATTTGGGCTTTTTTTGCCTCACTTCTCTTTCATACTCCCGCTCCCGTCTCGGCGGCAGTTTCAGCATCGCGGCATTGCTGTAGAAGTGCTTCAGGTGTCCCGGCACTGCCCCCGGTGAGGACCATGGCAGCCCGATTAACAGCCGCATTATTTCTGCCACCGAACCACTGAAGCTCAGCTGATACGGCAGATAATCTCCTTTCAGGCTGAACGCCATTTTCACCATCTGATACCGCACCAGGTTGTATGTCAGTAGTCTCCCCCACAGCTCCTGTCTCACCATCTCCGGTAATTTACTTCTCAGCGTCCAACGGTTGCCGCACAGGAACTGCTTCGCCTCACGATACCCCAGTTCGATTTCCCACCGGTGTTTGTAGCGTTCTGCTATGTCTGCCGCCGGGTAACGCATCGCGTCCGTCATCGAGGTGACAACCTGACGTTCCACACCGTTAACCTTCCTGCTGATTAACCGGACAGTGAGCTCATCCGGCAGACCTTCCCACTGTTTTCTTGCCTGTGGCGAGGTTTTCAGCGTTATCAGTTCATCCTGCCTGCCCAGTCTGCGTATCACCTCATACTGCGTGCCCTTTTTCAGCGGCAACAACCAGTGGCGGTTCTCACCTGCCCTGTGCCAGTCATGTAGCAGGCCTGTTGACCAGAAGCCCCTGTCGAACAACGTCACGCTATTATCCGGTGCCTGCTTTGCCAGTCCTGCCGCCAGCCGCATCTCATTAACGTCATACCGGCCCATCACGCTGGCGCGCAGCAGGTGACTGCTCAGTTCCATCAGACACACCATGCGGACCTGCGGGAAGCCTTTTTCACCGTACTGATTTTCCGCTTTCGCGAAGGCAGCGGCATTTTCCGGTGTGTCGGGCGTTCGCCAGACCACGCCATCAACGGCGTTCAGCGTCAGCCCGTTCCAGAGCGGATGCCGGGCTCCCTCATGCCAGTGCTGTTGTGTCAGTTCGAACAGCACTCTAATGGCATCCTCACCCAGCGTTTTGCGGCGGGCAATGACGGAGCTGGGTGCGGTAAAAGGTCTGCCAGTCCGGTCAGCGATGTCCATCAGATTGACGATATGGGACACAGGCTTGTTGTTGAAAATAGCCATACCTATAACCAGCCAGACCATGGATTCGAGGGGAAGCTTACGCTT from Musicola paradisiaca NCPPB 2511 carries:
- the ffh gene encoding signal recognition particle protein, translating into MFENLTDRLSRTLRNISGRGRLTDDNIKDTLREVRMALLEADVALPVVREFINRVKERAVGHDVNKSLTPGQEFVRIVQNELVAAMGEENQALNLAAQPPAVVLMAGLQGAGKTTSVAKLGKFLREKQKKKVLVVSADVYRPAAIRQLETLAESVGVDFFPSDVSEKPVNIVGQALQHAKLKFYDVLLVDTAGRLHVDDAMMDEIRQVHAAINPVETLFVVDAMTGQDAANTAKAFNEALPLTGVILTKIDGDARGGAALSIRHITGKPIKFLGVGEKTDALEPFHPDRIASRILGMGDVLSLIEELESKVDRSQAEKLAKKLKKGDGFDLTDFLEQLRQMRNMGGMASMMSKLPGMGQVPDNVKSQMDDKVLVRMEAIISSMTLQERAKPEIIKGSRKRRIAQGAGMQVQDVNRLLKQFDDMQRMMKKMKNGGLAKMMRGMKGMLPPGFPGR
- a CDS encoding cytochrome C assembly family protein encodes the protein MSVFAIVALVAYFVSLGLIIPSIVRKNGAYRRLAVVSAILALISHAVALYQRIFDVYTGQNLSLLNIGSLISLIICAVMTIVASRNRGWFLLPIVYTFAFINLAFASFIPGEFITHLEATPGLMIHIGLALFAYATLLIAALYALQLALLDYMLKTKRLNFAADMPPLLGIERKMFHITQVGVILLTLTLCTGMVYMNDLITNKENLHKALFSLLAWFVYILLLWGHYHEGWRGRRVVWFNLIGALMLTLAYFGSRVIQNFLAA
- a CDS encoding IS4 family transposase; translation: MELSQALGIINLTAPDEVQSLADLLSPDLIQQAFTLTDTVTLRKRKLPLESMVWLVIGMAIFNNKPVSHIVNLMDIADRTGRPFTAPSSVIARRKTLGEDAIRVLFELTQQHWHEGARHPLWNGLTLNAVDGVVWRTPDTPENAAAFAKAENQYGEKGFPQVRMVCLMELSSHLLRASVMGRYDVNEMRLAAGLAKQAPDNSVTLFDRGFWSTGLLHDWHRAGENRHWLLPLKKGTQYEVIRRLGRQDELITLKTSPQARKQWEGLPDELTVRLISRKVNGVERQVVTSMTDAMRYPAADIAERYKHRWEIELGYREAKQFLCGNRWTLRSKLPEMVRQELWGRLLTYNLVRYQMVKMAFSLKGDYLPYQLSFSGSVAEIMRLLIGLPWSSPGAVPGHLKHFYSNAAMLKLPPRREREYEREVRQKKPKYPFKNNASHLK